A region from the Lolium perenne isolate Kyuss_39 chromosome 4, Kyuss_2.0, whole genome shotgun sequence genome encodes:
- the LOC127330002 gene encoding zinc finger protein 36-like — translation MNMNMTQDDYVQLCLMALASAASASGGVQPAEGQWLQVTPLSSAPPAACELRYRCSVCGKAFPSHQALGGHKASHRTRAAAAAAVLPLHVSASSADETTASSTTSGSGRHKCSVCHRSFATGQALGGHKRCHYWDGLSVSLTASASTASGSGSCLRDFDLNLTPVPERATAAMRRWGEEEEVQSPLPIKKRRLSVPSLELNLTT, via the coding sequence ATGAACATGAACATGACGCAGGACGACTACGTTCAGCTGTGCCTCATGGCGCTCGCCTCCGCGGCATCGGCATCGGGCGGCGTCCAACCAGCGGAGGGGCAATGGCTACAGGTTACGCCGCTGTCGTCCGCCCCGCCAGCAGCCTGCGAGCTCCGCTACCGGTGCTCCGTCTGCGGCAAGGCGTTCCCGTCTCACCAAGCGCTGGGCGGGCACAAGGCCAGCCACCggacgcgggcggcggcggcggcggctgtgcTGCCCCTTCACGTAAGCGCGTCGTCGGCGGACGAAACGACGGCTTCCTCGACCACGTCCGGCAGCGGCAGGCACAAGTGCTCGGTGTGCCACCGGAGCTTCGCGACGGGGCAGGCGCTCGGCGGGCACAAGAGGTGCCATTACTGGGATGGGCTGTCGGTGTCGCTAACGGCGTCGGCGTCCACGGCCTCGGGTTCCGGGTCCTGCTTGAGGGATTTCGACCTCAACCTGACACCGGTGCCGGAGAGGGCCACCGCCGCCATGCGAAGgtggggagaggaggaggaggtgcagAGCCCTTTGCCGATCAAGAAGCGGCGGCTGTCAGTTCCTTCCTTGGAGCTTAACTTGACAACTTGA